Genomic DNA from Rana temporaria chromosome 1, aRanTem1.1, whole genome shotgun sequence:
TTTGAGGATTTAGGGTTTGGGGCAGCTAATAAGGAAGGAGTAGAGAAAGCCAGgggttggttgccatgcacattaGGAGCTTTCACATCAGCAGTGATGACGTCAGATGAGAGCCCCTCGATTGCCCTTGCATGAAGATCTTTGAAGCTCATGTCTTCTTGTAGAGAAGAAGAAGATTCAGAACTTTGACTTTCTGTAGAGTGGTCACTAAATGGGTTCTTGTGACTTAAAGGGGCTTTATCAGTAGGCGTAAAGGGATTTCCAGGATTTGGTAAACTTTTTAGGTCATTTTGGTCCAACTGGTAAGAGTATGTTTTCCAAAAGTCTTCATTCTTAAAGTCTACAATGATATCTGCTGACCAAGAGGACTGCTGGCTTAGTAAAACACTAGGATGGCTGTCTTCTACCAATATTCTTTCAATAGACTCAAGTGTACTTGAACTCTCATTTGGTGGTGGGCTATGAGATTCTATTAGGTGGcttattaaatttttatttttaccattgtTTGGCTCAGTTCTGTATTCCACAGTCTGGTTAGGGAGCATACTGGATTCCAAGGAAACATTGACATTCTGCATGTCCGTTGTTGGCTCTGCCATGCTGGACAGTAATTGTTCCTCCAAGGCAGACCAAAACAAAACGTCAGATTGGCTGTGTTTTTTAGATGCACTTGTATCCTCTGTCCAGTTCCCCTTTTGTTTCTTTGGCAAAGACGTTGGCTTTTGGAAGATAAAGTCCTCATTATCCTGTTTGTTGTCACCCAACGTTGAGAGCAAGTCAGATGGACCATGCTTAATTATCTCCAATTTGTTTGAGTTTTCTTGAAGACTTGAGGAGTCTAGTGAGACGCTCGAAAGGCAAGTCCTGAACTGCTCTGCCGCAGAGGTGTCATTTACGTCTAACAGGTGTTCCCCATTAGCAGCACCCAGCTTTGGACGTTCATTATTTCCTTCTCTTAAATTAGTCAGAAGGCCCTCAGCGGTGGATTGGGTGTGCTCAGTTGTAGAACCTAACACTGGGCTTCTGATCTCAATTACAGGACAACAGGCCACTGGAGAGTGTGTGTGTTTGCTATCCCCCATGTTTTGCTCAAGCTCATGTTCCTCTGGGCTCTCGGTTTGTTTTCCACTGGTGTCCTGAAAGCTTGTTTGTTTGCAATTATCTACATTAGACTCAATGGGTTCAAAGGCAGGTGGCAACGTAAGCTGTCGGGGCTTGGGTGGTGCCAAGGACCCTATATCCGCACTTATGGCCTGTTCTTTAATTAACTCATTAACTCTGTTTTCTACTGGTGCCTTTGCATTCGTAACGGGTTCTGGAGAAAGGTCTTCACCTACCCTAACAAAATTATGTTCTATCAATGCCTGTTGCCTGGGTTGGATAGCAGCCTTTACCTCCTCAATAATTAGGCCAGTGCTGTCCCTCAGCTCATGCGCACTTTCAGCTATGGTAGAAGAGAAAATTCTACGAGTAGGGGAATTGTTTGGATGCACCAAATTTTGAGACATGTCTTCTGAATTAACCTGGCTTTGTTCTTTAATCAGAATTGGAGAGACAGAAGCTACTTTGTTTTCGGTTTGGCTGGTTTCTACATATTTGATTTTTATTGGACTGGGTTTAGAAGTTGGCACTTTTACACTAGGATATTGCAGCTGATCTGCAGTTAAGTCCCTAGTGAATGTCCCATTTGAAGCAGACTCATAGGGGGGAATGTAGGATGTAGGAAAGATAGGAGAGGGAAAGGGGCTTTCATCTgtcttttttctgtcattttctgTATGACCTGACCAAAAAGGTGCTTGCAAACTTGGCCTATTCAAGCTACTCTCCTCACCATAATCTTGCCCAATCTCGGGTCCatggacaccaaaaaaaaaaagtgatggatTCTTTTCAGAGTCGCCAATGAAGGGTTCTTTGGTTTCTGGTGATTTTTGCAGTCGGCTTGAAGCAAACACATCAAATTGTTCCTCCCATTCCGATACGGTTTCTGGAGATGCCGAAGAGTCATCGATATCAAAAGTTTCCGAGTCAATTCCCTTTTGGTACACGGATGACGTCTGATCTTCTGCAGGTGGAAAGAAGACTGGTGGACTGTGTTCCTCCACAAGAGTAGAGCCCCTTTCAGCAGCTTCTGAGGTAGCAATAGACCCAGAGGGAAAACTAGAGAAAAAGTGAGTAGGTGAAGAAGTATTTAGTAACTGGTCAGAGAGGGAATCCACAAAGAAAGGGTTGTTTTGTAGTGAACTGAGAAATGGGTT
This window encodes:
- the RAB11FIP5 gene encoding rab11 family-interacting protein 5, yielding MFLRPEPDLGWFPTHVQVTILEAKGLRAKGKHGTSDAYTLIQVGREKYSTSVVEKTPGSPEWKEECTFELSPGALERGENCDLQLTVMHRALIGMDQFLGQVIVPLQRIFQEGRSQRNQWYKLHSKTGKKEKERGEIQISIQFTRNNLTASMFDLSIKDKPKTPFGKLKDKMKIKKRFDMESSSAIVPSSVGRLDSDEEEEKKPKSKAAAFFKGHLRKSSLTKSNTSLGSDSTISSSSGAVPTNTGISIVLTDTAKKPAARNNSLSTEPSVMDHKASPRLTHKRAFSDEVSQVNTFPEPKAVQNLKPKSSPISKSSMCINGSHVYTEVPPPRSPSLEKSSQASKSFQNILKKAEESVVPEVLMRQSHAGEKPERKSATPSVFSTEEEKISLKITPKPKLDQARVETKPVQVTSPMVFSEDLSKNKVSEVKPKEEKAKDGLQLESGKKVVNKAIEDPKPHVPSSSEDRSKVGSWFGSKDAKDTPQKPSFPSGSIATSEAAERGSTLVEEHSPPVFFPPAEDQTSSVYQKGIDSETFDIDDSSASPETVSEWEEQFDVFASSRLQKSPETKEPFIGDSEKNPSLFFFGVHGPEIGQDYGEESSLNRPSLQAPFWSGHTENDRKKTDESPFPSPIFPTSYIPPYESASNGTFTRDLTADQLQYPSVKVPTSKPSPIKIKYVETSQTENKVASVSPILIKEQSQVNSEDMSQNLVHPNNSPTRRIFSSTIAESAHELRDSTGLIIEEVKAAIQPRQQALIEHNFVRVGEDLSPEPVTNAKAPVENRVNELIKEQAISADIGSLAPPKPRQLTLPPAFEPIESNVDNCKQTSFQDTSGKQTESPEEHELEQNMGDSKHTHSPVACCPVIEIRSPVLGSTTEHTQSTAEGLLTNLREGNNERPKLGAANGEHLLDVNDTSAAEQFRTCLSSVSLDSSSLQENSNKLEIIKHGPSDLLSTLGDNKQDNEDFIFQKPTSLPKKQKGNWTEDTSASKKHSQSDVLFWSALEEQLLSSMAEPTTDMQNVNVSLESSMLPNQTVEYRTEPNNGKNKNLISHLIESHSPPPNESSSTLESIERILVEDSHPSVLLSQQSSWSADIIVDFKNEDFWKTYSYQLDQNDLKSLPNPGNPFTPTDKAPLSHKNPFSDHSTESQSSESSSSLQEDMSFKDLHARAIEGLSSDVITADVKAPNVHGNQPLAFSTPSLLAAPNPKSSNFPSPIQFLTASGVTTTTANAHIATLSYLHSPASSGVTSPAPVVLPQETQPAENPFMPLTNSPHPVKPISAAPLEPAPDKKAHKPVLSTALTSGLELLKHVTTGQHSSSKKQELDRIKDVSSPDQAAKYYHLTHDELIRMLLQREAELEYKDIHMQELEDYIDKLLVRIMEQAPALLQVPLETKK